The following proteins are co-located in the Melanotaenia boesemani isolate fMelBoe1 chromosome 5, fMelBoe1.pri, whole genome shotgun sequence genome:
- the LOC121640773 gene encoding uncharacterized protein LOC121640773: MALRFSISVALLLSAWSTASCDPLVDGVLQVDCNDHYFMMAVDLAVTGEDVRFEAVDRIGAYAITEDYAAECGYTLSIFPFLGLVELRASYFSCHTDQNDEAFMFRFNLITNEEGEEVIYALNQTCSPSVPFSSREVVCEVNYMEVSLRSDLTCSSEMSDDWNALGPASWSSTSEWQVTLQKTDEVMPPMNLSEARKQGYMFDLSQGRIVFRTPYGQPDLYSTEVNGVAVEVVRATLFSRKSWVVFLVDLVAACSTNEGSYDGSYMVWKAPDGLYPSLNGTQISVGLNGDLVEQAVAEQMGVFMEKNTTTVHISIPTNAEGGYRKSLVNGGIFEFYLFHLYMRQITVDEDYLETVVLYHRILITPLLPCHLVTEELAILEEGLFVIFLGNVPEDVELTSVQLNEQEFAVPFTNDSSYSITKVFYPNSTHSYTMTVPLNDSVVTQQFSKENATMLHKLDVNFTLTVPGNDPYYHKASVMASVNISPPVLAAVCTESGISFKLDHLPSLSLWELTIGSNVLTPELAAKRGYTMTNDSQSLLLDVPLFTLGYEYRNITVTGFLGTFEVLVRDRNTSKVQTSTVKTCRFNSTGLVLCSTDGWMTVVADLSAVLPSGEIPARTHLTNEHCGPREADGTRVLFSFPLNSCGSTIKLTRGNVTYRNKIFYNLNMNSLDADTATEGATVQCTYPLAGLHRLFSEYNFESEGAGFGRIVYTKHPTAVLPSPTAPLRTTVAPQKTMMPMKYLPAFHPSVRYIKVSRGTKGYLQIKQKAVHF, encoded by the exons ATGGCTTTGAGGTTCAGCATCAG TGTGGCTTTACTGCTGTCTGCATGGTCAACTGCAAGTTGTGACCCCCTCGTGGATG GAGTCTTGCAAGTGGATTGTAATGACCATTATTTCATGATGGCTGTTGATCTTGCTGTCACTGGAGAAGATGTTCGCTTTGAAGCTGTTG ACAGAATAGGTGCCTACGCCATCACTGAGGACTATGCAGCAGAATGTGGCTACACCCTCAGCATTTTCCCTTTCCTGGGCCTTGtagagctcagagcttcatacTTCAGTTGTCACACGGACCAGAAT GATGAGGCATTCATGTTCAGATTCAACCTGATCACAAAcgaggaaggagaggaggtcATCTATGCACTGAACCAGACCTGTTCTCCCTCTGTCCCTTTCTCATCCAGGGAGGTTGTTTGTGAGGTCAACTACATGGAG GTGTCTCTGAGGAGTGATCTTACCTGTTCTTCTGAGATGAGTGACGACTGGAATGCTCTTGGACCT GCCTCCTGGTCATCCACTTCAGAGTGGCAGGTGACGCTTCAAAAAACAGATGAGGTAATGCCACCCATGAACCTCTCTGAAGCTCGTAAGCAGGGCTACATGTTTGACCTGAGCCAAGGGCGGATTGTGTTTCGTACACCGTATGGACAACCTGACTTGTACAGCACTGAG GTGAATGGCGTTGCAGTAGAGGTGGTCCGTGCAACTCTGTTCTCCAGGAAAAGCTGGGTGGTCTTCTTGGTGGACCTGGTGGCTGCATGCTCCACAA ATGAGGGATCATATGACGGTAGCTACATGGTATGGAAGGCTCCAGATGGGCTGTACCCCAGTCTGAATGGCACACAGATCAGTGTTGGCCTCAATGGGGACCTTGTAGAGCAGGCTGTTGCAGAGCAGATGGGTGTCTTCATGGAAAAGAACACCACCACAGTCCACATCAGCATCCCCACTAATGCTGAGGGAGGGTACAGGAAG AGCCTTGTGAATGGCGGCATCTTCGAGTTCTACCTGTTCCATCTGTATATGAGGCAAATCACAGTGGATGAGGATTATCTGGAGACCGTGGTCCTGTATCACCGTATCCTGATCACTCCCCTCCTGCCCTGTCATCTGGTCACCGAGGAGCTGGCTATCCTGGAAGAAGGGCTGTTTGTGATCTTCCTGGGAAATGTCCCTGAAGATGTTGAGCTGACTTCTGTGCAGCTGAACGAGCAAGAATTTGCAGTGCCCTTCACCAATGACAGCAGCTACTCCATCACGAAGGTCTTCTATCCCAACAGCACCCACAGCTACACTATGACGGTGCCTCTCAACGACTCTGTTGTAACGCAGCAG TTTTCCAAGGAGAACGCAACCATGCTGCACAAGCTGGATGTGAACTTCACGCTGACTGTGCCTGGAAATGACCCATATTACCACAAGGCATCAGTAATGGCATCAGTCAACATTT CTCCTCCAGTCCTTGCTGCCGTCTGTACGGAATCTGGGATCAGCTTCAAGCTGGATCACCTGCCATCTCTCTCCCTGTGGGAGCTCACCATTGGCTCCAACGTGCTGACGCCAGAGCTGGCCGCCAAGCGGGGCTACACGATGACCAATGATAGCCAGAGTCTACTGCTCGATGTGCCACTTTTCACTCTGGGCTATGAATACAGG AATATTACTGTAACTGGATTTCTTGGCACATTTGAGGTCCTTGTGAGGGATCGCAACACATCCAAGGTCCAGACTTCCACTGTCAAGACGTGTCGCTTCAATTCCACAGGGCTCGTCT tgTGTTCCACTGATGGCTGGATGACTGTGGTGGCtgacctgtctgcagtcctgCCCAGTGGGGAGATCCCAGCAAGAACCCACCTCACTAATGAGCACTGTGGACCCAGAGAAGCAGATGGCACCAGGGTGCTCTTTTCCTTCCCACTCAACAGCTGTGGCTCCACAATCAAG CTGACGAGGGGAAATGTGACCTATCGCAACAAGATTTTCTACAACCTCAATATGAACAGCCTTGATGCTGATACTGCTACTGAGGG GGCTACTGTGCAGTGTACATATCCTCTGGCCGGCCTCCACCGCCTGTTCTCGGAGTACAACTTTGAATCTGAAGGAGCAGGTTTTGGCAGAATCGTGTATACCAAGCATCCCACAGCAG TTCTGCCAAGCCCCACAGCACCTCTTCGGACCACAGTTGCTCCCCAGAAAACCATGATGCCCATGAAATACCTGCCTGCCTTCCACCCATCTGTTCGCTACATCAAAGTCTCTCGAG GCACGAAAGGATACTTGCAGATAAAGCAAAAAGCTGTCCACTTCTGA